Proteins encoded together in one Variovorax paradoxus EPS window:
- a CDS encoding MFS transporter: protein MTSEATLADGAKPAPARTLDARDYKTLALSALGGTLEFYDFVIYVFFATVLGGLFFPADMPDWLRQLQTFGIFAAGYLARPVGGIVIAHFGDLLGRKRMFTLSIFLMAAPTLVIGLLPTYASIGVAAPLLLLAMRVLQGAAIGGEMPGAWVFVGEHVPAKRYGFGIGTLTSGITGGILLGSLVAVAINRHYSTEQVSDFAWRIPFILGGVFGLVSVYLRRFLHETPVFKELAGLKSVARELPLRTVLREHRLACVYVALQTWVLSAAIVVVVLYTPTYLQKVHHIPAALALEANALATLTLTIGCVLVGWLSDRIGTRAVMLVGWGGLFATAYLFYTGLPGTPATLFWHYGLVGLFVGTIATVPIAGVRAFPAPVRFTGLSFAYNMSYAVFGGLTPVILTLWLQHDTMAPAHYVAALAALGFLLALLPLAARGHAMRDGVGAPGSATMSR from the coding sequence ATGACTTCAGAAGCAACCCTCGCGGACGGCGCCAAGCCCGCTCCGGCACGCACGCTCGACGCGCGCGACTACAAGACCCTCGCCCTCTCGGCCCTCGGCGGAACGCTGGAGTTCTACGACTTCGTCATCTACGTCTTTTTCGCCACGGTGCTGGGCGGGCTGTTCTTCCCCGCCGACATGCCCGACTGGCTGCGGCAACTGCAGACCTTCGGCATCTTCGCGGCCGGTTACCTCGCCCGCCCCGTGGGCGGCATCGTCATCGCGCATTTCGGCGACCTCCTGGGCCGCAAGCGCATGTTCACGCTCTCGATTTTCCTGATGGCCGCGCCCACGCTGGTCATCGGCCTCCTTCCGACCTACGCGAGCATCGGCGTGGCGGCGCCCCTCCTGCTGCTGGCGATGCGCGTGCTGCAGGGCGCGGCCATCGGCGGCGAGATGCCCGGCGCCTGGGTGTTCGTCGGCGAGCACGTGCCGGCCAAGCGCTACGGATTCGGCATCGGCACGCTGACCTCGGGCATCACCGGCGGCATCCTCTTGGGCTCGCTGGTCGCGGTGGCCATCAACCGCCATTACTCGACCGAGCAGGTGAGCGATTTCGCCTGGCGCATCCCTTTCATCCTGGGTGGTGTGTTCGGGCTGGTGTCGGTGTACCTGCGCCGCTTCCTGCACGAGACGCCGGTCTTCAAGGAACTGGCCGGCCTGAAGTCGGTCGCCCGCGAGTTGCCGTTGCGCACCGTGCTGCGCGAGCACCGGCTGGCTTGCGTGTACGTCGCGCTGCAGACCTGGGTGCTGTCGGCCGCGATCGTCGTGGTGGTGCTCTACACGCCCACCTATCTGCAGAAGGTGCACCATATTCCGGCCGCGCTGGCGCTCGAAGCCAACGCGCTCGCGACGCTGACCCTGACCATCGGCTGCGTGCTGGTCGGCTGGCTGAGCGACCGCATCGGCACGCGCGCGGTGATGCTCGTCGGCTGGGGCGGCCTCTTCGCCACGGCCTACCTGTTCTACACGGGGCTGCCTGGCACGCCGGCCACGCTGTTCTGGCACTACGGGCTGGTCGGCCTCTTCGTGGGCACCATCGCCACGGTGCCGATCGCGGGCGTGCGCGCCTTCCCGGCGCCGGTGCGCTTCACCGGGCTTTCGTTCGCCTACAACATGTCGTACGCGGTCTTCGGCGGGCTCACGCCGGTGATTCTCACGCTCTGGCTGCAGCACGACACGATGGCGCCGGCGCACTACGTCGCGGCACTCGCGGCGCTGGGTTTCCTGCTTGCCCTGTTGCCACTGGCCGCGCGCGGCCATGCCATGCGCGATGGCGTCGGGGCCCCGGGCAGCGCGACAATGTCGCGATGA
- a CDS encoding Nif3-like dinuclear metal center hexameric protein, translating into MSTTRHELLHAFDLLLAPGRFKDYGPNGLQVEGRTVVRKIVSGVTASRALIEAAIHAEADAIFVHHGLFWRGQDGCVTGWMKQRLGLLLGDDVNLFAYHLPLDAHPELGNNAQLGLQLGLVAHAGSGGRFGEQELGFLGARENGESFASAKALATHAEKVLKRPITLLDTAHRPIKNIAWCTGGAQGYFEAAIAAGADAFITGEISEPQAHYAREMGVAFLACGHHATERYGAPAVAAHVAAQLGLKHEFIDIDNPA; encoded by the coding sequence ATGAGCACCACACGCCACGAACTGCTCCACGCATTCGACCTGTTGCTGGCCCCCGGGCGCTTCAAGGACTACGGACCCAACGGCCTGCAGGTCGAAGGCCGCACCGTGGTCCGGAAGATCGTCTCGGGCGTGACCGCCAGCCGCGCGCTGATCGAGGCCGCGATCCACGCCGAGGCCGATGCCATCTTCGTCCACCATGGCCTGTTCTGGCGCGGCCAGGACGGCTGCGTCACCGGCTGGATGAAGCAGCGCTTGGGCCTCCTGCTCGGCGACGACGTCAATCTTTTCGCGTACCACCTGCCGCTCGATGCGCATCCGGAGCTGGGCAACAACGCACAGTTGGGACTGCAGCTCGGGCTCGTGGCGCATGCGGGGTCTGGCGGTCGTTTCGGGGAGCAGGAGCTCGGCTTCCTCGGTGCGCGCGAAAACGGCGAGAGCTTCGCCAGTGCCAAGGCGCTGGCCACGCACGCAGAGAAGGTGCTCAAGCGCCCGATCACGCTGCTCGATACGGCGCACCGCCCCATCAAGAACATCGCCTGGTGCACCGGTGGTGCCCAGGGCTACTTCGAAGCGGCCATTGCGGCCGGCGCCGACGCCTTCATCACCGGCGAGATCTCCGAGCCCCAGGCTCACTACGCGCGCGAAATGGGCGTGGCCTTTCTCGCCTGCGGGCACCACGCGACCGAGCGCTATGGCGCACCGGCCGTGGCCGCGCACGTGGCGGCGCAGCTCGGGCTGAAGCACGAGTTCATCGACATCGACAATCCGGCATGA
- the pdxA gene encoding 4-hydroxythreonine-4-phosphate dehydrogenase PdxA encodes MSAAIAITLGDPAGIGPEIIAKAFRNAPDATRGAFVAGDVATVRRASQALAGPGQPAWPVAEIETVAEAASVPPGCIPVLQVIAPPSNIVLGQISAEAGRAAGDCVVWAARAALRGEIAAIVTAPLHKEALAAAGFPYPGHTELLQAEAAAHLGRSVAEVPVRMMLANDELRTVLVSIHMSLRDAIEAVHFEGVLQTLRITHRALSHALGRAPRIGVAGLNPHAGEGGLFGSEEREIIAPAIAAARAEGIDANGPHAPDTVFMRARARHGVPDSGEFDVVIAMYHDQGLIPVKYLGVEKGVNVTLGLPLVRTSPDHGTAFDIAGAGLADASSLVEALRMAKALGSA; translated from the coding sequence ATGAGCGCAGCGATCGCCATCACCCTGGGCGATCCCGCGGGCATCGGCCCCGAGATCATCGCCAAGGCCTTCCGCAACGCACCCGATGCGACCCGCGGTGCCTTCGTGGCCGGTGACGTGGCCACGGTACGGCGCGCTTCGCAGGCGCTGGCCGGGCCGGGCCAACCGGCATGGCCCGTCGCGGAGATCGAGACCGTGGCCGAAGCCGCCAGCGTTCCGCCTGGGTGCATCCCGGTGCTGCAGGTGATCGCGCCGCCGTCCAACATCGTGCTCGGCCAGATCAGCGCGGAGGCTGGCCGCGCGGCCGGCGATTGCGTGGTCTGGGCCGCACGGGCTGCGCTGCGTGGCGAGATCGCCGCCATCGTGACCGCGCCGCTGCACAAGGAGGCGCTGGCCGCGGCCGGCTTCCCTTATCCCGGCCACACGGAGCTGCTGCAGGCCGAGGCGGCGGCGCACCTGGGGCGCAGCGTGGCCGAAGTGCCGGTGCGCATGATGCTGGCCAATGACGAACTGCGCACCGTGCTTGTGAGCATCCACATGTCGCTGCGCGACGCCATCGAGGCGGTGCATTTCGAGGGCGTGCTGCAGACGCTGCGCATCACGCACCGTGCGCTGTCCCACGCGCTCGGCCGAGCGCCGCGCATCGGCGTGGCAGGCCTCAACCCGCATGCGGGCGAGGGCGGCCTTTTCGGTTCGGAAGAGCGCGAAATCATTGCGCCGGCCATCGCCGCCGCGCGCGCCGAAGGCATCGACGCCAACGGGCCGCATGCGCCCGACACCGTCTTCATGCGCGCTCGCGCCCGGCACGGTGTGCCGGACAGCGGTGAGTTCGATGTGGTGATCGCGATGTACCACGACCAGGGCCTGATCCCGGTCAAGTACCTCGGCGTGGAAAAGGGGGTGAATGTGACGCTGGGGCTGCCGCTGGTGCGCACCAGCCCCGATCACGGCACCGCGTTCGATATCGCGGGTGCCGGGCTCGCCGATGCGTCGAGCCTCGTAGAGGCGCTTCGCATGGCGAAGGCGCTGGGAAGCGCCTGA
- the mscL gene encoding large conductance mechanosensitive channel protein MscL, producing MSILSEFKEFAVKGNVIDLAVGVIIGAAFGKIVDSLVADIIMPLVGVVFGKLDFSNLYVVLGTAPAGVANTLADLKKAGVPVLAYGSFITVAVNFVILAFIIFMMVKQINRLRKTEAAAPAAPAATPEDITLLREIRDSLKRPS from the coding sequence ATGAGCATCCTCAGTGAATTCAAGGAATTTGCCGTCAAGGGCAACGTCATCGACCTTGCGGTCGGCGTGATCATCGGCGCGGCGTTCGGCAAGATCGTCGACTCGCTGGTTGCCGACATCATCATGCCGCTGGTGGGCGTGGTGTTCGGCAAGCTCGATTTCTCGAACCTCTACGTGGTGCTCGGCACAGCACCTGCCGGCGTGGCGAACACGCTGGCCGATCTCAAGAAAGCCGGCGTGCCGGTGCTGGCCTACGGCAGCTTCATCACCGTGGCGGTGAACTTCGTGATCCTGGCCTTCATCATCTTCATGATGGTCAAGCAGATCAACAGGCTGCGAAAGACCGAAGCGGCGGCACCTGCTGCGCCGGCCGCAACGCCAGAAGACATTACCTTGCTGCGCGAAATCCGCGACAGCCTGAAGCGCCCTTCTTAA